In Fusarium falciforme chromosome 9, complete sequence, the sequence CCGCTGGCAGCTCTCCAAGCCCAACCTCGCCGTCTCCAGAGCTCCACGACGGCAACGCCGAGTTCCTTTCGAGTACACCTGGTGTTGCGCATACCGAGGGCAGCAGAATCCGAAGAAACGCTTTCAGTCCCAATTACTTTAATTCCTTCTTTGTCGAGGAACGTGAGCTTGGTCGAGGAGGCAAGGGAGTCGTCCTACTTGTGCGCCACCAGATTGACGGCTGTCCACTGGGCCAGTTTGCCTGCAAACGAGTTCCTGTCGGAGACGACCATGCCTGGCTTGAAAAGGTTCTCATCGAGGTCGAGTTACTTGCTAAGCTCTCCCACCCAAATCTTGTGTCGTACCGACATGTCTGGTTGGAGGACTTCCAGCTCACTCGCTTCGGGCCCAGTGTAGCCTGTGCCTTCATTCTCCAGCAGTACTGTAATGGCGGCGATCTTCACCAGTACATTGTCGGTGGAGCGCCTCGCGAGGCCACTAAggaagagctcaaggcccAAATGCGCCGAAGATCCAAGGGCCAACTCGACCCTCCTGTTGACCTCTTCCATGGCAATCGCCAACTATCCTTTGATGAGATTTACTCACTCTTCAGAGATATCACCTCTGGTGTGGCATATCTCCACGCTGCCAACTACATCCACCGTGACCTCAAACCGAGCAATTGTCTGTTGCACCACGAGGGCAGTAGACTCACCTGCCTGATCAGCGACTTTGGTGAAGTCCAGCCTGAAAATGTTATCCGCAACTCGTCCGGGACCACTGGAACGATATCCTACTGCGCCCCGGAAGTCCTCAAACTGGATCCGGTCTCAGGACGCTACGCAAACTTCACCACCAAGTCCGACATCTTCTCGCTCGGCATGATTTTGTATTTCATGTGTTTCGGAAGGCTTCCCTATAAGAGCGCGAATGCCATCCAGGAAGAGCTTGAGGATGTCGATGAGCTCAGAGCAGAGATCACACAGTGGAAGGGCTTCCAGGATGAGCGACGTGAGCGCCCAGACCTTCCTTCCAAGCTCTATCAGCTCCTCAAGAGGCTCTTGTCGTTGAACCCCGCCGAAAGGCCCAGCGCCAACGAGGtgctcaaggccatgagCATGAGGGAGACAATGAGCTTTGACAATGGGGTAAGGGAAGAAGCCGCCCCTGGACTTGGCCTGAATGGAAGCCGAGTCCAAAATCTTGACTCGCCCGCTCCCCCGGGTACCCCAGTCACCGGTAAGCTCCGTAGTCTTACTTCCTAACAAGCTTTGCCCTTACTCTCATGTAGGTTCCCGGCACCGTCACCACTCGAGCACAGCGGATAAGTTTGAGGAGCTTGGTGCTTTAGCTCGGCCTACCTCGCGAGACTTGTCGCCGTCCAAGAGCACACAGAGCTCTCGCCTGGATCCGAACCGACAATCCGTCTCTCGTCATCGTACCGCACACTCTATGGTTCTTTCTCGCAGCCAAGAgggtcgtcgtcgtagtTCTATCGTGGCCACTGTGGGAGACGCCTCTGAAGTGCCAGAGTTGAAcgagaggaggagctcgCAGACCCCCCCACTGCTATTGGCGCCTCCAACCACTACCTCCAACGCCTTGAGAGACAGGCTGCGCATGTTTCTCCTTCAGATTGTTGCTATGGCAGGACCGAGCTTGCCTCTTCTGAGCTACATCATCCGCCTGGGCCTCTTTGCTGTCAAAATCACTTCCTTGACTCGCCCTTGCTGGCCCTTTATGGTGCAGCTCAACATTGCTATTCCCCTAGTGGCCGTCGCCGCCCTGGACCTCGGCCTACCTCGACTAACGAGCTACCCACAAGCATCAAGAGATTACTTCACAAGCGGACCGCGCGCCTGGGGCTTAGGAACGAGTTTGATCTTGCTGGGTCTTCACTTTACTCTGCTCTGGATTGCGTCTGGATGGGACAATTTCTGTGCTGCCCCTCAGCAGGAGGAATGGACACAGCCAGAGTGGTGATGGTATCCCATGAAGAATgactattaaaaaagaacaGTGTATTATGACGGGATTCTCTTGAGCGATTGGTTTCTTTGGATGCTACAACTAGGTACACGAGAGAGTTGGCGCAGGAGGGTTCAACTGGGCTAGATTTACAAGGTTGTACATGGTGATGGAAAGGGGGATCAATATTGGGGGTGCATAGGTTGGGattaaaatagttataaCGTCTACCATGGTGAATAAAATACATGTTAAATGCCTGTCTTTCGATATTGCTGCCATGGGTGCTTCTTTGTTCATCTTTCACAGATTATCCATGTTTTCTGGGAACCATCCCAGCTCAGTCTCGAAAGCTACCATAACATCTTGAACTATTACCACAGAATACGAATTCAGCAGGCAAACGCATTAAACCGTAAATGAAAGCGGACCACTCCAATCGCAACGCTTCGGGCGCGTACCGACCTCGCGGCCAACATTACATCACCCGAATTATACCTTTCTCAACGACTTTTGAGTCAAGATCTTCCGTCtgtccatctccttcatcgcCAAAGTAGTATCCTTGCCATCAGGAGCGACACGTTCTCCACAGGTGAGGCTTCCAAACCCAAAGTCTGGCTCTCCCCCCAGGCTGCCAAAGATGTCCCCCACGTAATTATCCGCTTTGACGCCACCCTTGAACTTGCAGTCCCAGTTTTCGACGATGCCCTCGACAATCTTGACACCAGCATTGTATATGTTGTCGATGGCGATAGAGAAGCCGTTCTGCTGAGAATCCGTGAGGTGCTCGAGGTCGGATCGGTTAAGAGGGGCGCGGTCAAAGTTGGAGCCTGTGGTTGTCAGCAAGACATTTTCGTGTAGAACAATGTAAGAGCCATACCGCTTCGGAGGACAATGACCCTCTCAAAGTCAACGAGCTTCTCAATTGCAGCCCTGACCAAGACCTCGAGTAATGCGTTGTCTTCCTGTGCACTCATGCAATAGACCCCAGTCCCGTTGGTCCAGACTGAAGTCGTATTCTCAAATGCCTCCGAGAGCCTGCTTCCGGAGTAGTACACATCGCTGGTAGCTGTGTCACACTTTACAACACTTGGTGGTCGCGAAGCAGCCATGTATGACTCGCCCATGCGGACGTACAAGGAGCGGTACTGCCGCGGCCCATCGGCGTCTGATAGTTCTGCTTTGGAAGCAAGATCATAGGCCTCATCTTGAAGTCGGGCGTTGAGCTCAAATACTTCAGTCCCGTATGTGATGAAAGGATACTCGTGAGGCTGATTGCGGCCATACGAGATGTAGCCCGTGGGAAAATTGGAGGGGAGGGACCTAGGATCGATCTCGTACTGGAGAGCGACCTGGACAGAGTAATGAGCCAAGGCCACGGTGCCCAGAGTGCCATGTTTGGGATTGACACCGGCTATCCCGGCGAGGAGAAAGTAGGTCCTGCTGAGGTCGAATCTGGGTGACAAAACAAGAGCCATGAGCGATGCCGCAGAGTTGATCTCCCCCTCACCGACGGTCTGCAGGCAGATGGCACCGCCTTTTATACAGCAAGTCGATGGGAAGAGCATAGACAGCCCAGGGGAGTGATAGCATGACGAAGTCAAGTTACCAAGGCTTGAATCTGGTAGACGGTCGTACCAAACATCAGCCTCTGGGGACCACTGTCAAGACGGATGAGCAAACGAAGTGCTATAACGCCGAGGTAGGAACGACGAACCATTGATATGATCATCACTTTGGGGGCAATCAGTTCCTTTGACCTGGATGTAAAGGAATGTGGTAGGGCCTGTGTCCCAGGAACGAGGAACATTGGGTAGGCCATCGCTAGGAGGAATCCCAAGAGCTGCATTGTGCCGACATGCTAGTTTCCTGCGGGCCCTGAAAGGATCCTTTCGACCTCGAGCGCGGCTGGTGCAATCTTTAATCTTTGTCCATAGACGGATTGAAGAGGAGCGTCCATGtcaaaacaccaagactCTGAGAGTCTTGGCGTAGACGGGTCACACATGAGACCTCCTGCCTGGGGAGAGCCATGTGGGAAACAATGTCTTGTCAGACTAGACCATGAGGGAAGATCCGGTGGATGGGACTCCAGGAATAGGAGTAAAATGAGACAAGTGATACTGAATGTTAACCTCAAGACCGTCAACGAACCATTACCGAGACTGTGGATAGGGATCGGGATAAAGTGGAGTGAAAGAAGGACAATGATGGGGCTTGACGGAAAGCCATTGCCCAGATTGTCAATATCCGAATGGTTTGGGAATTGAGGTCAAACTAGAAGTAACACCAAAGCCTTGTGAGGTTGCTAGTTTTATCACCAAGAATCTCATGTACAAACAAGCTGATACAAGACACCATGCACATACCAGACGGAAGCGAAAGACATCGCCATGTCTTGACATGCGATCGATATTCGGGAACTAGCTGGGGAATGTGACCGCTGAGGACCCTGAGTTTCGCGAAGCAGGGACCGGACTTGGACATGAGTCGAACTTGTCTTGGACGTCTTGTTGAGCCATGGCAGCTTCAGGTTCCTCTTACAGCCGGACGAACACTTGTTTGTGGGCCTCGTAGCTCCCAAAGCTGAACAAGTTTCCCGTTAAGGCCTCTGCAACGCAATACGTCAAGAGCTTCCCGATCGTCTCCCGTGTAACTCGAAGCCCCTGGAAATGGCACTCGCCGAATCGACAGAGCGATCCGAGGGTAGCATGTCTCGGCCGGCAGGGTACCGAAGCGATCGAATCAAGAGGGGGGAGAGTCAATTGGCTACTGCAGACGAGACGAGTCTTGGAGGACCCTGGTCAATGAACAGTTCATAACGCACGAGAAGACATCAAGAACAATGCTCATGGATGTCTTGAGCGGTGTCATGTGATGTGTTCTGTGTGCCGAATACGAAGGTGTTGCAAAGTGAGGAAAAAGAGAACAAGGTAGCAATCATCACATTTGTTGTACCTTGTTGTGCCCGTGTACGCTCTGCATTTGGTGGTTTGTGGGTGGACGCGAGCGGATgtgtccatgtccatgtgTGAGTGTGAGGCCTCCCCACGAGAATCATGAGGTTGTTTCGGGATGGAGCGGAGGGAGGGAGTGGACTTTTGCGCTGGGGGCACGTGGTTTGTGTCTGtgtttcttgctcttcttgacgAGTTTTTTTATGCTGTGGGATGCACTTTCCTTGCTGTTGGATTTGAGTGCCGGCAGGCGCCCTGTAGCTTTGTCCCTGCCTCCAACGGCCAACGGCGGGCTTCCACTCGATACCTCTCCCCTGTACCTGGCTAAATCCTGAGGTTCATGGATGTTAATATCGACCTCATTTCAACTACTGCCCTTGATAGACATATTGAAAATAGACGAGGACCCATACACTTGTCCTATTACCCATCTTGGATATTTACAACATGGCCAGTGCGGCAGGACTGAAGCAAGAATCAAGAATCGGTAGTTGGACTTTCTGAGGAAGGCACGACCGTTGCCACCAGACTGGACTCTTGGCATCCCTCAACGCCAAGACTTTGCCCAGCTTTGCCAAATCTTGCTCAGGAAGGAGGCACTCTCACTGCGCAAGACGCACCTCAAATCACCAGACGTCGAGGGTTCTCGGCACCTTCGGCCGGCTCCTCACATCATCTTTCGCTCTGTTGAGATGATATCCAGATACACGACTCTCCGCCGCCAAGcctgatgacgacgacgctgACATGCCGCATGCGCTAGGTCGGCCTCTTTCTCTTGATCGGCACAATATGCAGCAGCCAAGAAAACCAGACCATCACGACGAGCAGGCCAAGAGGATCAAAAAGACCAGAATCCAGGGCCTGCGCGGCTTCTGCTTCGGCGTCCCCGAGATGACGGACAGCGACCCATGGAAGTGGTGCACTGATCAACTCCCAACCCACCAAGCAGCACTGATCCACAGACTGTCGTCCTGTGTGTTGCAGGGCAGACGAATAGCGTCGACGTGCGAGGTTTCTCCGGCTTTTCTTACTGGGGGAACCGTACACAGCGGATAACCTGGCATTAGCTGGGCCATCCTCATTGCCTGTCAACAAgggcatcaccatcaccagccaGTCAGAGACGCTCTCCAGGTCATTCCGCAGTGGGGCCGGCCTGCAAATGACGAAGTTCTCTTAAGGTTCTTTATTCTCCTGCTGCTCTTTATTGACGCTTGAACTGATTTGGGGTAGACAGAGCCCGCTGCTCCCTTCCGGTCCGACACCAATCCCCCACGCGGCCGGTTCCAGCGCTTCCTCCACAGTCAACGATCGCGATCCGACTCCgttctctcctctcttttttggcctctctccctctcttttCCCCGTGGCACAGCGCCCAACCCGGCTTCTGGTGCTTCCTTTTCTGACTTCGTTCTGTGTTCTTCATCTATGGACGAAATCACACCTGCTCCTGATCAACGCCATGGCGGCTCCGGCGAATCATCAATTGAGGGTGctcgacaccatctccaactccAACCCGAGACCGACGACCAGATAACGTCTCAGCTCACCAACGACGACAACTCCTCCCTCGACTTCGGCGACGATGAACCTATTCAGGGGAACAATTTTGCCTTTACTCCTACGCAGCTTCACAAACTCGTGACTGCAAGGAGTCTTCCCGCGCTTCGCGCCTTTGGCGGATTGTTGGGCTTGGCTGCAGGTCTGCGCACCGATATATCATCCGGTCTCAGTGCCGACGAGACGACCCTCGATGGCACCGTTACCTTTGACGAGGCTGTGGCCTCTGGCCGCCTAGAACGACCTCCTGTTCTCTCAGCAGCCTCGCCTCCCCCGCCGTCGCCGCTACTCCCCAATGGCCTTTTCGAACATCGCGATAATCACTATGCCGACCGAAAACGAGTGTTTGGTGTTAATCGTCTTCCCCAAATAGCCCAGAAATCTTTCTTGAGGCTACTTTGGATAGCGTTCAACGACAAACTGATCATCCTGCTCACCATCTCGGCTTCCATATCGCTCGCCATCGGCATCTACCAGTCGGTCGACAAGTCAATCGATTCTTCGCGCGTTGAATGGGTGGATGGTGTCACCATCGTTGTTGctatcctcgtcatcataaTCGCTAGCGCTGCTACCGACTGGCAAAAGAACCACAAGTTCAAAAAGGTCAATGAACGCAAGCAGCAAAGAGATGTTACGGTTATGCGTTCGGGCAGGCTGAAGCGCATATCTGTGtatgatgtcgtcgtcggtgaTATCATGCATCTCGAAGCTGGTGACGTGGTGGCCGTGGATGGTGTTCTTGTTCAAGCCTCGAGCCTTCAGATGAACGAATCCGCCATATCTGGAGAGTCAGACCTTGTTCACAAATCTGTCCCGAACCACTATGATCCATTCCACACAGTCCAGGCCGACCCTTTCATCCTGAGCGGAACTACTGTTGCCAGTGGAGTAGGCCATTATCTTGTCACAGCTGTCGGTGTCAACTCTACCTACGGCCGCGTTCTCATGTCTCTGAGAGACGATGTCCAGGAAACGCCACTACAGGCCAAGCTCGGCCGCCTTGGTAAAcagctcatcgtcatcggtGCTATTGCTGGATCCCTTTTCTTCCTGATCTTGTTCATCCGCTTCATGATCAGGCTGAAGGACCTGACAGGGGGTCCCtccgacaaggccgaggattTCTTGCATGTGCTAATCTTGTCTATCACGGTCGTTGTTATCACTGTTCCCGAGGGTCTGGCTCTGAATGTCACGATCGCGCTAGCCTTTGCAGCAAAGCGTATGCTTAGAGACAACAATCTGGTGCGGCTGATCCGATCATGCGAGATCATGGGCAATGCAACCTGTGTTTGCTCCGACAAGACAGGCACTCTCACCCAGAACAAGATGACTGTCGTTGTTGGACGCATCGGCCTCGAGTCCTACTTTGACGATACCGACCTTGGCGCCCCTGACCCCGATACGTCCATGTCCCGCGCCTCGACCATCAAGTGTGACAGCTCGGTGGATCTCGCAAAGTCATTGTCACCAGAATCGAAGAGGTTGATCAAGGACAGTATCGCGCTGAACTCAACAGCATTTGAGAACGATGACTCTGGCTCCATGGCCTTTGTGGGCTCAAGCACTGAGACAGCTCTACTGCAATTTAGCCGTGAACACTTGGGTATGGGTTGCTTGGCTGAGGAGAGAGCCAACAGCCCAATCATCGCCATTCTTCCCTTTGACTCGTCTCGGAAATGGATGGCAGTTCTCATCAAGCTCCCCAATGGTCGATATCGACTATTGGTCAAGGGTGCTGCAGAGGTTGTCCTAGAGTATAGTGCCTTCATTGTGTCGGATCCCACCTTCAGAATACCCATTGCCCGCATGTCAGAGACAGATCGTGAAAGCCTTCGCAACACCATACAGGACTACGCTTGCAGAATGCTGCGACCGGTGGCCTTGGCCTATCGGGATTTCAGCGAAGAGGACATCTTCGAGGGCCCCGAGGATGATCCAGACGCCATCAACCTCGAATGGCTAGCCTCTGGACTGATCTGTATTGGCGTGTTTGGAATTCGCGATCCCCTTCGCCCCGAGGTTGTTGAGTCTGTTCGACAGTGCCAAGCTGCTGGAGTCTTTGTTCGCATGGTCACGGGAGATAACTTCTTGACGGCCAAGGCGATAGCGGCTGAGTGCGGCATCTACACGGCTGGTGGTATTGCTATGGACGGACCTACGTTTCGAGATCTGTCTCCAGAGCAGCTGGACGCCGTCATCCCACGGCTACAAGTTCTTGCTCGATCGAGCCCCGAGGATAAG encodes:
- a CDS encoding Protein kinase domain-containing protein, producing the protein MSLIPYQPHEGREIVLRHHNAIVVRDSQSHRLEIRAVTECPTCHQPLTRPDSSDDRTFDRSFGPRRESYVDPDYFRMLRAVNANPDTTPEHAPPSPVRRLFGPALGAAGSSPSPTSPSPELHDGNAEFLSSTPGVAHTEGSRIRRNAFSPNYFNSFFVEERELGRGGKGVVLLVRHQIDGCPLGQFACKRVPVGDDHAWLEKVLIEVELLAKLSHPNLVSYRHVWLEDFQLTRFGPSVACAFILQQYCNGGDLHQYIVGGAPREATKEELKAQMRRRSKGQLDPPVDLFHGNRQLSFDEIYSLFRDITSGVAYLHAANYIHRDLKPSNCLLHHEGSRLTCLISDFGEVQPENVIRNSSGTTGTISYCAPEVLKLDPVSGRYANFTTKSDIFSLGMILYFMCFGRLPYKSANAIQEELEDVDELRAEITQWKGFQDERRERPDLPSKLYQLLKRLLSLNPAERPSANEVLKAMSMRETMSFDNGVREEAAPGLGLNGSRVQNLDSPAPPGTPVTGSRHRHHSSTADKFEELGALARPTSRDLSPSKSTQSSRLDPNRQSVSRHRTAHSMVLSRSQEGRRRSSIVATVGDASEVPELNERRSSQTPPLLLAPPTTTSNALRDRLRMFLLQIVAMAGPSLPLLSYIIRLGLFAVKITSLTRPCWPFMVQLNIAIPLVAVAALDLGLPRLTSYPQASRDYFTSGPRAWGLGTSLILLGLHFTLLWIASGWDNFCAAPQQEEWTQPEW
- a CDS encoding Calcium-transporting ATPase — its product is MDEITPAPDQRHGGSGESSIEGARHHLQLQPETDDQITSQLTNDDNSSLDFGDDEPIQGNNFAFTPTQLHKLVTARSLPALRAFGGLLGLAAGLRTDISSGLSADETTLDGTVTFDEAVASGRLERPPVLSAASPPPPSPLLPNGLFEHRDNHYADRKRVFGVNRLPQIAQKSFLRLLWIAFNDKLIILLTISASISLAIGIYQSVDKSIDSSRVEWVDGVTIVVAILVIIIASAATDWQKNHKFKKVNERKQQRDVTVMRSGRLKRISVYDVVVGDIMHLEAGDVVAVDGVLVQASSLQMNESAISGESDLVHKSVPNHYDPFHTVQADPFILSGTTVASGVGHYLVTAVGVNSTYGRVLMSLRDDVQETPLQAKLGRLGKQLIVIGAIAGSLFFLILFIRFMIRLKDLTGGPSDKAEDFLHVLILSITVVVITVPEGLALNVTIALAFAAKRMLRDNNLVRLIRSCEIMGNATCVCSDKTGTLTQNKMTVVVGRIGLESYFDDTDLGAPDPDTSMSRASTIKCDSSVDLAKSLSPESKRLIKDSIALNSTAFENDDSGSMAFVGSSTETALLQFSREHLGMGCLAEERANSPIIAILPFDSSRKWMAVLIKLPNGRYRLLVKGAAEVVLEYSAFIVSDPTFRIPIARMSETDRESLRNTIQDYACRMLRPVALAYRDFSEEDIFEGPEDDPDAINLEWLASGLICIGVFGIRDPLRPEVVESVRQCQAAGVFVRMVTGDNFLTAKAIAAECGIYTAGGIAMDGPTFRDLSPEQLDAVIPRLQVLARSSPEDKLLLVSHLKRMNETVAVTGDGTNDALALKAADVGFAMGIQGTEVAKEAASIILLDDNFASIVKALAWGRTVNDAVKKFCQFQFTINITAGIITVVSELVGDAIFTVVQLLWINLIMDIFASLGYATDHPSPDFLKRKPEPRNAPIVSITMWKMILGQAMYQLAVVFTVHYAGWDLFNPDTEFEIEKLQTLVLNIYVWMQFFNQHNCRRVDNKLDIYYQGILRNPWFIGVQLITVAGQFVIIFKGGEAFDTSPLTGAQWGWSLLFGIMSIPLGALIRQIPDSIVQDLFTMISHAWYAVWRPLRAFLSKMFCCGRRKKADEEQQQQQQGPQEMGHVENILHRMHLTPGPEEDETPMTAEQREALESSDRRRKAQETEKQPREIDLLGLVEAAKLGREYAGATLELHPKTLKDDPILRTSDGTTIPPSQDARFMRFVALNKARRPQPSRRQSLRGPRRQAQQQPRQQQQQQQQSWRRHFTWEALLRSKRR